A region of Gracilinanus agilis isolate LMUSP501 chromosome 3, AgileGrace, whole genome shotgun sequence DNA encodes the following proteins:
- the LOC123240009 gene encoding cytochrome P450 2A13 isoform X2 has protein sequence MLASGLLLGALFFCLSALVVLSVWRQRKLRGSLPPGPTPLPLIGNYLQLNTEQMYDSLMKVLRLGGVAFSNGERARQLRRFSITTLRDFGMGKRGIEERIQEEAGFLVEALRGTKGAPIDPTFFLSRTVSNVISSIVFGDRFEYEDKQFLSLLRMMLGSFQFTATSMGQLYEMFSGVMKHLPGPQQQAFKELQGLEDFITEKVRQNQTTLDPNHPRNFIDSFLIKMQEEKKNPNTEFFMRNLTMTTLNLFFAGTETVSTTLRYGFLLLMKHPEVEARIHEEIDHVIGRNRSPKFEDKAKMPYTEAVIHEIQRFGDMIPMGLARRVTKDTKFRGYLIPKGTEVYPMLGSVLRDQNFFACPQDFNPQHFLDEKGQFKRSDAFVPFSIGKRYCFGEGLARMELFLFLTTILQNFRFQSPLPKEAIDISPKMVGFATIPRSYTISFVPRG, from the exons ATGCTGGCCTCCGGGCTACTCCTGGGAGCCCTGTTCTTTTGCCTCTCAGCCCTGGTGGTACTCTCTGTATGGAGACAGAGGAAACTCCGAGGCAGCCTTCCTCCAGGGCCCACCCCGCTGCCTTTGATCGGCAACTATCTGCAGCTCAACACTGAGCAGATGTATGACTCCCTCATGAAGGTACTGAGGCTGGGGG GTGTGGCCTTCAGTAATGGTGAGAGGGCCCGGCAGCTCCGACGATTCTCCATCACCACTCTCAGGGACTTTGGCATGGGCAAGAGAGGAATCGAAGAGCGCATCCAAGAAGAAGCTGGCTTCCTTGTGGAGGCTCTTCGGGGCACAAAAG GGGCCCCCATTGACCCCACCTTCTTCCTGAGCCGCACAGTTTCCAATGTCATCAGCTCCATCGTCTTTGGCGATCGCTTCGAATATGAGGACAAACAGTTCCTGTCCCTGTTGCGTATGATGTTGGGGAGCTTCCAGTTCACAGCCACATCCATGGGACAG CTCTATGAGATGTTCTCGGGAGTGATGAAGCACCTGCCAGGGCCTCAGCAGCAAGCCTTCAAGGAACTGCAAGGCCTGGAGGACTTCATCACTGAGAAGGTCCGGCAGAACCAGACCACCCTGGACCCCAACCACCCCCGCAACTTCATTGACTCCTTCCTCATCAAGATGCAGGAG GAAAAGAAAAACCCTAATACAGAATTCTTCATGAGGAATTTGACCATGACCACTCTAAACCTGTTTTTTGCGGGCACTGAGACCGTTAGCACCACCCTTCGCTATGGCTTCCTTCTGCTAATGAAACATCCAGAGGTGGAAG CTAGAATCCATGAGGAAATTGATCATGTGATTGGGCGAAACAGATCACCCAAGTTTGAGGACAAAGCCAAGATGCCATACACAGAGGCTGTCATCCATGAGATCCAGAGGTTTGGCGACATGATCCCCATGGGTCTGGCCCGAAGAGTCACCAAGGACACTAAATTTCGAGGCTACCTTATTCCCAAG GGCACAGAAGTTTATCCCATGCTGGGCTCAGTGCTGAGAGACCAGAACTTCTTTGCCTGCCCCCAAGACTTCAACCCCCAGCACTTCCTGGATGAGAAGGGCCAGTTCAAAAGGAGCGATGCCTTCGTCCCCTTCTCCATTG GAAAACGCTACTGCTTTGGCGAAGGCTTGGCCAGGATGGAgctcttccttttcctcaccaCCATCCTCCAGAACTTCCGCTTCCAGTCTCCACTCCCCAAAGAGGCCATTGACATCTCCCCGAAGATGGTGGGCTTTGCCACTATCCCTCGCAGCTACACCATCTCATTCGTGCCCCGAGGATGA
- the LOC123240009 gene encoding cytochrome P450 2A13 isoform X1 codes for MLASGLLLGALFFCLSALVVLSVWRQRKLRGSLPPGPTPLPLIGNYLQLNTEQMYDSLMKIGEKFGPVFTVHLGPRPVVILTGYDAVKEALVDQAEEFSGRGEQATFDWLFKGFGVAFSNGERARQLRRFSITTLRDFGMGKRGIEERIQEEAGFLVEALRGTKGAPIDPTFFLSRTVSNVISSIVFGDRFEYEDKQFLSLLRMMLGSFQFTATSMGQLYEMFSGVMKHLPGPQQQAFKELQGLEDFITEKVRQNQTTLDPNHPRNFIDSFLIKMQEEKKNPNTEFFMRNLTMTTLNLFFAGTETVSTTLRYGFLLLMKHPEVEARIHEEIDHVIGRNRSPKFEDKAKMPYTEAVIHEIQRFGDMIPMGLARRVTKDTKFRGYLIPKGTEVYPMLGSVLRDQNFFACPQDFNPQHFLDEKGQFKRSDAFVPFSIGKRYCFGEGLARMELFLFLTTILQNFRFQSPLPKEAIDISPKMVGFATIPRSYTISFVPRG; via the exons ATGCTGGCCTCCGGGCTACTCCTGGGAGCCCTGTTCTTTTGCCTCTCAGCCCTGGTGGTACTCTCTGTATGGAGACAGAGGAAACTCCGAGGCAGCCTTCCTCCAGGGCCCACCCCGCTGCCTTTGATCGGCAACTATCTGCAGCTCAACACTGAGCAGATGTATGACTCCCTCATGAAG ATTGGGGAAAAATTCGGACCCGTGTTCACAGTGCATCTGGGGCCCAGACCTGTCGTGATTCTGACTGGGTATGATGCTGTGAAGGAGGCACTAGTGGACCAAGCAGAGGAGTTCTCTGGTCGAGGGGAGCAGGCCACCTTTGACTGGCTCTTTAAGGGATTTG GTGTGGCCTTCAGTAATGGTGAGAGGGCCCGGCAGCTCCGACGATTCTCCATCACCACTCTCAGGGACTTTGGCATGGGCAAGAGAGGAATCGAAGAGCGCATCCAAGAAGAAGCTGGCTTCCTTGTGGAGGCTCTTCGGGGCACAAAAG GGGCCCCCATTGACCCCACCTTCTTCCTGAGCCGCACAGTTTCCAATGTCATCAGCTCCATCGTCTTTGGCGATCGCTTCGAATATGAGGACAAACAGTTCCTGTCCCTGTTGCGTATGATGTTGGGGAGCTTCCAGTTCACAGCCACATCCATGGGACAG CTCTATGAGATGTTCTCGGGAGTGATGAAGCACCTGCCAGGGCCTCAGCAGCAAGCCTTCAAGGAACTGCAAGGCCTGGAGGACTTCATCACTGAGAAGGTCCGGCAGAACCAGACCACCCTGGACCCCAACCACCCCCGCAACTTCATTGACTCCTTCCTCATCAAGATGCAGGAG GAAAAGAAAAACCCTAATACAGAATTCTTCATGAGGAATTTGACCATGACCACTCTAAACCTGTTTTTTGCGGGCACTGAGACCGTTAGCACCACCCTTCGCTATGGCTTCCTTCTGCTAATGAAACATCCAGAGGTGGAAG CTAGAATCCATGAGGAAATTGATCATGTGATTGGGCGAAACAGATCACCCAAGTTTGAGGACAAAGCCAAGATGCCATACACAGAGGCTGTCATCCATGAGATCCAGAGGTTTGGCGACATGATCCCCATGGGTCTGGCCCGAAGAGTCACCAAGGACACTAAATTTCGAGGCTACCTTATTCCCAAG GGCACAGAAGTTTATCCCATGCTGGGCTCAGTGCTGAGAGACCAGAACTTCTTTGCCTGCCCCCAAGACTTCAACCCCCAGCACTTCCTGGATGAGAAGGGCCAGTTCAAAAGGAGCGATGCCTTCGTCCCCTTCTCCATTG GAAAACGCTACTGCTTTGGCGAAGGCTTGGCCAGGATGGAgctcttccttttcctcaccaCCATCCTCCAGAACTTCCGCTTCCAGTCTCCACTCCCCAAAGAGGCCATTGACATCTCCCCGAAGATGGTGGGCTTTGCCACTATCCCTCGCAGCTACACCATCTCATTCGTGCCCCGAGGATGA